Within Thermoprotei archaeon, the genomic segment GGTGGAAACACTAATTCTTCTTCTCCTAAGCTACTTTTCACTCTTGGATCTAAATAGTCTCTTAAGTTAAGACTGTTTGTAATTCCTATTATAGTAACTTTTGATCTGGTAAGTTCTGAGTTGATCCGTGTGAGCCTGTAAAGCAGTTCATCACCACTTTTATCTATTAGTTGATCTATTTCATCTAATGCCACTACAAATAAAACTTCATTCTTTTCAAGAACATTTATGAATCTATCATAAAGTTCTGCTACAGAGAGTCCTGTAAAGGGGACCTCAACACCGAGTACTCCAAGTAGTGCTCTCAATATTCTATAATTGGTATTTTCTGTTCTACAATTTACTATCGCAGTTATAACTCTCACGATATTACTTTGATTGTAAAGAAATGTTTCGAGTGTGGCAGTATTGTTGTATCCCCACTTTCTTTCAAGCCACTTTAAAACATGCTTAGTGACAGCGGTCTTTCCGGTACCTGTATAACCATATATAAACACATTTGATGGCCTTGCACCTTTCGCTATTGGTGAAAGTAATATTTCTGCCAAACGTAAGATCTGAGTCTCACGATGAGGAAGATTCTCAGGTAAATAATCAGGCCTTAGCTTTTCTCTATCTTTAAATATATTGGCCTTAGAGAGCTTCTTCAATAGATCTTCTATGCTTGGAGATGCTGACATTGTCGCTCATTTTCTAGTAGAAACCAAGGTATAAAACCTTAATTTCTACTAAATACCAAGCGGAATTGCTTAATTTTTCGAAAAAATACGTTTATTAAAATAAAATATTTAAGTCTGATAAAGCAATATATTATTTATTTTAAAACTATTTTTATGAATATTTGTAGATTTTTAACATAAGTTTTTTATTAGTTTTCGAACTCGTCACCATGGTTTATTTTTTATGCCTACTATATAAGCTAAAATATTTGTTGCAATATGAAGAATAAAAGTTATTATAAGTATGATAAAAATAAGTTCTAGATCGATCCAGTTAGGCAATCCTACCATCATCCAAACTAAAAGTAATGCTATAGTGATGAAACCTGTTTGGTCTATAAGAGGGAATGGTGCACCGCGCTCCATTTTTAACCGTCTTTTAATGAAAGAACCTATTAAATCACCCGTCATAGCACCTATTGATAGTAACAAATATTCAATGGGATTTTTATACAAATAAGGCATAAGAAAACTGATAACAAATCCAGTAACTGAACCAATTATTGTTCCACTTACAAATCCTTCGATGCTTTTTCCATCACCTAATAACCTTTGACCATCCCATGCAATAATTCCCCTATCGATTGGTGTGGTTTTTCCATTAAGTAGCCTATATACCACTACTGGTGTACCATTTGCAACATATGCTGGAAAAATGTATATGATCGATAATATCACATCAGTTATATTCAACATATCCACCTGTTTCAGCTTTTCTTATAGCTTCAGAAAGACGAACAGCTTGTATTGTTTCTGGAACGTCGTGTGTTCTAACCATATTTACACCTTTAAGAACAACGATTGATACCGCTGCAACGGAACCAATTAACCTATCTTCAGGTCTTTCTATGGAGAGTATTTTGCCGATAAATGATTTTCTCGAAACTCCTATACATATTGGTTTTCCAAGCTCTGCCAATTGATTAATATTTGCTATGACATTAATATCCCATTCATACCATGGTATCTCAGGGTATCTAAAGAATCCTATTCCAGGATCCACTACAATCTTATTCTCATCAATATTAAGCTTTCTAGTAAGGTCTAAACTTTCTTTTAAAGCACTAATTACTCTTTGTATAGGTGTTCCTAACCTTGGTTGTCTTTCATGAGCAACCAAAATTAATGATACATCATATTCTTTTGCTATACGTATCATTTCTGGATCATGTTTTAAGCCTGATACATCATTAATTACATCAGCACCAGCTTCTATCGCTTTTTCAGCGACTCGACTTCTTTGCGTATCAATGGATATTGTAATTTTGATGTTATCCCTTATTGCTTTTATAGCTTCTACAATACGTCTTTTTTCTTCATCTTCATCAATCCATGTAGAAAGATAAGGAGCAGTGCTCATTCCGCCAACATCTATGACATCCGCTCCATTTCTAGACATAGAAATAGCAGTTTCAACGATATCATCAATTTTGGTCCTCACTGAACCTTTATAAAAAGATTCTGGGCTTACATTTATTACTCCCATGATTCTCACTGGCTGGTTTTCACCTACCTGAAGTTTGCCTAAACGTGCTAACCTTCTCATCAATTAATAATAAAAACCATTTAGTATTAATTTTTTGCTATCATACATTAATCACGAATCCTCACATCGGTTTTATTTTAAGAGCTCTCGTTTTCTTTGACGTAACTTTACGAGTTAATAATATTTTAGTATATGTCTCGAATTAAATTAAAAACACGTAGCATGATACTAGTTGCACAACAAATCATAAAGAGAATTATTTTATACAACGGCGTTGTATTTAAATACGTGTGCGCAATTTATATTTTGAGGTAGAAAAAAGTGCCTGGAGCGTCAGAACTTGAAAATGTGCTAAGGTTTGCTGATAGATTTACTCTTGGATTTGAAAATGGTAACGGTTCGCAATTTTTCTTGAGAGTGTCAATTCCTAACGGCATTTTGACAACCGAACAATTTAGAATTATTGCAAAATTGGCTGAAACATATGGTAAAGGATATGCTGAGGTCACTGATCGACAGGATATTCAGTTGCATTGGATTGATCCAGAGAAAGCGTTTGAGATATTCAGTATTTTAGATCAGATTGATTTTACTACTGACAAATGTGGTCAGAGTTATCCTGGCGCACGATATGGTGATGTGAGAAATATTGTTGGGTGTCCAGTTGCTGGTGTTGATAAACATGAAATATTTAATGCATATCCATTAATTAAAGAGATAAAGAGATTTTTTGCCGGAAACAAAGATTTTCTTGACTTACCGAGGAAGTTCAAGATATCAATTTCAGGGTGTGCAATTAATTGTTCGTCGCCTGAGATTCAGGATTTAGGATTAATTGCCTTAGCTAGAGGAGAGAAAATAGGATTCATACCATTTGTGGGTGGTGGCCTTGGGTATCCACCTAAGCTAGCGAAGCCTTTAAGCATTATTATAAATCCTGAGGATGTAGTTAAGTTCGTTATTGCTGTCGTTGAAATATATCGTGATTATGGGAGACGAGATAGTAAAGCAAAAGCTAGATTTAAGTGGTTAGTGGAAGAATTAGGTTGTGAAAAAATAAAAGAGATGATCGAAAATAAATTAGGAATTACCTTTGAAAAATATGACTATACACAATTATTGATTAGTGGTAAAGAGCATACCGGTATAAATCCTCAAAAACAGGACAACCTCTGGTATATTTGTGTACCACTTTTAGGCGGTCGTTTGGATTCAAAACAAATGTTTAGTTTTGCATCCATCGCAGAAAAATATGGTTGGCCAGAAATAAGACTCACACCTCATCAGAATATAATACTTGTAGGTGTTCAAGCAAGTAATATAAAAATTGTACTTAACGAATTAGAAAAAATAGGATTGAGAGTAGATACCATGTCTATGAAATATTATGGCATTGCATGTGCAGGAGGTTTTTGTAGCAGATCACCAGAAGATCCTAAAACTAGGCTTAATGAAATAATCACATACATTGAGTCTAGATTTCCTAAGGAGTTAGTAAAAGATATACGAATTTACATCAGTGGTTGTCCAAATGCGTGCGGTAAACATCCTATAGGAGACATTGGTTTACAAGGAGTTTATATAAGAGATGGTGATAATACGCATGCAGGCTATAACATATTTCTAGGAGGGGGTTTAGGTTATCTACCTTCGTTTGCGCGACTTGTTAAAAGAGGCGTAAAAGCCGATGATATTAAATTTTATATTGAAAAAATAATAGATGCTTATCTTAGAAATAGGATTAATAACGAAAGTTTCAAAGATTTTTGTAGTAAGTATACAGATAACGAATTACAGAAAATTGTTGAGGGGTGCGTTTAGATGAGTGAAAGTAATAAGGAAAAACACCATGTGCTTGATGTAAAGGGTTTGTCCTGTCCTTATCCACAATACTTAGTTTTAAAGACCATGGAGAAACTTTCTTTGGGAGAGAGGTTAGAGGTTATTTTAGATAACCCGCCATCTTACAAGCTTATCCAAGAGGCTGCTAAAAAGAAA encodes:
- the folP gene encoding dihydropteroate synthase, with the translated sequence MRRLARLGKLQVGENQPVRIMGVINVSPESFYKGSVRTKIDDIVETAISMSRNGADVIDVGGMSTAPYLSTWIDEDEEKRRIVEAIKAIRDNIKITISIDTQRSRVAEKAIEAGADVINDVSGLKHDPEMIRIAKEYDVSLILVAHERQPRLGTPIQRVISALKESLDLTRKLNIDENKIVVDPGIGFFRYPEIPWYEWDINVIANINQLAELGKPICIGVSRKSFIGKILSIERPEDRLIGSVAAVSIVVLKGVNMVRTHDVPETIQAVRLSEAIRKAETGGYVEYN
- a CDS encoding nitrite/sulfite reductase, which encodes MPGASELENVLRFADRFTLGFENGNGSQFFLRVSIPNGILTTEQFRIIAKLAETYGKGYAEVTDRQDIQLHWIDPEKAFEIFSILDQIDFTTDKCGQSYPGARYGDVRNIVGCPVAGVDKHEIFNAYPLIKEIKRFFAGNKDFLDLPRKFKISISGCAINCSSPEIQDLGLIALARGEKIGFIPFVGGGLGYPPKLAKPLSIIINPEDVVKFVIAVVEIYRDYGRRDSKAKARFKWLVEELGCEKIKEMIENKLGITFEKYDYTQLLISGKEHTGINPQKQDNLWYICVPLLGGRLDSKQMFSFASIAEKYGWPEIRLTPHQNIILVGVQASNIKIVLNELEKIGLRVDTMSMKYYGIACAGGFCSRSPEDPKTRLNEIITYIESRFPKELVKDIRIYISGCPNACGKHPIGDIGLQGVYIRDGDNTHAGYNIFLGGGLGYLPSFARLVKRGVKADDIKFYIEKIIDAYLRNRINNESFKDFCSKYTDNELQKIVEGCV
- a CDS encoding CDP-2,3-bis-(O-geranylgeranyl)-sn-glycerol synthase codes for the protein MLNITDVILSIIYIFPAYVANGTPVVVYRLLNGKTTPIDRGIIAWDGQRLLGDGKSIEGFVSGTIIGSVTGFVISFLMPYLYKNPIEYLLLSIGAMTGDLIGSFIKRRLKMERGAPFPLIDQTGFITIALLLVWMMVGLPNWIDLELIFIILIITFILHIATNILAYIVGIKNKPW
- a CDS encoding orc1/cdc6 family replication initiation protein, which produces MSASPSIEDLLKKLSKANIFKDREKLRPDYLPENLPHRETQILRLAEILLSPIAKGARPSNVFIYGYTGTGKTAVTKHVLKWLERKWGYNNTATLETFLYNQSNIVRVITAIVNCRTENTNYRILRALLGVLGVEVPFTGLSVAELYDRFINVLEKNEVLFVVALDEIDQLIDKSGDELLYRLTRINSELTRSKVTIIGITNSLNLRDYLDPRVKSSLGEEELVFPPYNAFELEDILRERAELAFQPNVLDSGVISLCASLAAREHGDARRALDLLRVAGEIAERDGSTKVTEKYVKLALKDIEKDKTVEVIKTLPLHSKLVLVSIYLLWKRGISASTGEVYEMYSKLVQRMNLDSLTQRRISDVISELDMIGLVQARLMSKGRYGRTKYVTLSINEKAMIEGIKDDSRLSVLIQH
- a CDS encoding sulfurtransferase TusA family protein, whose protein sequence is MSESNKEKHHVLDVKGLSCPYPQYLVLKTMEKLSLGERLEVILDNPPSYKLIQEAAKKKGYKIIVAEQIHEGLWRIILEK